A DNA window from Carnobacterium funditum DSM 5970 contains the following coding sequences:
- the rpsS gene encoding 30S ribosomal protein S19, translated as MGRSLKKGPFVDDHLMKKMDALAKSEKKSVVKTWSRRSTIFPSFVGYTIAVYDGRKHVPVYVQEDMVGHKLGEFAPTRTYRGHAVDDKRTRR; from the coding sequence ATGGGTCGTAGTCTTAAAAAAGGACCTTTTGTAGATGATCACTTGATGAAAAAAATGGACGCATTAGCTAAAAGCGAAAAGAAATCAGTTGTAAAAACTTGGTCTCGTCGTTCAACAATTTTCCCAAGTTTCGTAGGATACACTATTGCTGTCTATGATGGACGCAAACACGTTCCTGTATATGTACAAGAAGACATGGTCGGACACAAATTAGGCGAATTCGCACCAACAAGAACATACCGCGGTCACGCTGTGGATGATAAAAGAACTAGACGTTAA
- the rplV gene encoding 50S ribosomal protein L22, with the protein MQEQITAAKATANTVRIAPRKVRLVIDLIRGKSVGEAISILKFTPRGASPVVEKVLMSAIANAEHNYDLDIENLVVSEAYVNEGATMKRFRPRAKGSAAPILKRTSHITVVVSEKKEG; encoded by the coding sequence ATGCAAGAACAAATTACAGCAGCTAAAGCTACAGCAAATACTGTTCGTATTGCACCTCGTAAAGTTCGTTTAGTTATCGATCTTATTAGAGGGAAAAGTGTTGGAGAAGCAATTTCAATTTTGAAATTCACTCCACGCGGAGCATCACCAGTAGTTGAAAAAGTGCTTATGTCAGCTATAGCTAATGCAGAACACAACTACGATTTAGATATAGAAAACTTGGTAGTTAGCGAAGCTTACGTTAACGAAGGCGCAACAATGAAACGTTTCCGTCCTCGTGCTAAAGGTTCAGCGGCACCTATCTTGAAACGCACAAGCCATATTACAGTAGTGGTATCAGAGAAAAAGGAGGGGTAA
- the rpsC gene encoding 30S ribosomal protein S3, giving the protein MGQKINPTGLRIGIIRDWDAKWYAEKEYANYLHEDLRIREYIAKKLSEASISQIEIERAANRVNVSLHTAKPGMVIGKGGSEVDSLRKKLNELTGKRVHINIVEIKNPDLDAKLVAEGIARQLESRVAFRRAQKQAIQRTMRSGAKGIKTMVSGRLNGADIARSETHAEGSVPLHTLRADIDYAWEEADTTYGKLGIKVWIYRGEILPTKKNVEKGGK; this is encoded by the coding sequence GTGGGTCAAAAAATTAATCCAACGGGCCTACGTATAGGCATAATCCGTGATTGGGATGCTAAATGGTATGCAGAAAAAGAATATGCTAACTATTTACATGAAGATCTACGTATCCGTGAATACATTGCTAAAAAACTTAGCGAAGCTTCAATTTCTCAAATTGAAATCGAACGTGCTGCTAATCGTGTAAATGTTTCACTTCATACTGCTAAGCCAGGCATGGTTATCGGTAAAGGTGGTTCTGAAGTTGATTCTCTACGCAAAAAACTAAATGAGCTTACAGGCAAACGTGTCCACATCAATATTGTGGAAATTAAAAACCCTGATTTAGATGCTAAATTAGTTGCCGAAGGCATTGCCCGTCAACTAGAAAGCCGTGTTGCTTTCCGTCGTGCTCAAAAACAAGCAATTCAACGTACAATGCGTTCAGGCGCTAAAGGAATCAAAACAATGGTTTCAGGTCGTTTAAATGGTGCAGATATCGCTCGTAGCGAAACTCACGCTGAAGGATCAGTTCCATTACACACATTGCGTGCCGATATCGACTACGCATGGGAAGAAGCAGATACTACTTATGGTAAATTAGGCATTAAAGTCTGGATTTACCGTGGAGAAATTCTTCCAACAAAAAAGAACGTTGAGAAAGGAGGGAAATAA
- the rplP gene encoding 50S ribosomal protein L16, protein MLVPKRVKFRREFRGKMRGEAKGGKEVTFGDYGLQALDSQWITNRQIEAARIAMTRYMKRGGKVWIKIFPHKSYTSKAIGVRMGSGKGAPEGWVAPVKRGKIMFEVGGVSEEVAREALRLASHKLPVKTKIVKRIEIGGESNEG, encoded by the coding sequence ATGTTAGTACCTAAACGCGTGAAATTCCGTCGTGAATTTAGAGGTAAAATGCGTGGCGAAGCTAAAGGTGGGAAAGAAGTAACTTTTGGAGACTACGGCTTACAAGCTTTGGATTCACAATGGATTACTAACCGCCAGATCGAAGCAGCACGTATAGCAATGACACGTTATATGAAACGTGGTGGGAAAGTATGGATTAAAATTTTCCCTCATAAATCATACACATCTAAAGCAATCGGAGTACGTATGGGTTCCGGTAAAGGAGCTCCTGAAGGATGGGTAGCACCAGTTAAACGTGGAAAAATCATGTTTGAAGTTGGCGGCGTATCTGAAGAAGTAGCTCGTGAGGCATTACGTTTAGCTTCTCACAAATTACCCGTAAAAACGAAAATTGTAAAACGTATAGAAATTGGTGGTGAATCGAATGAAGGCTAA
- the rpmC gene encoding 50S ribosomal protein L29 has translation MKANELKELSTAEMVEKEKEYKSELFNLRFQLATGQLENTSRLSEVRKSIARIKTALRQAELQK, from the coding sequence ATGAAGGCTAATGAACTTAAAGAGTTATCCACTGCTGAAATGGTTGAAAAAGAGAAAGAATACAAATCTGAACTATTCAACCTGCGATTCCAATTAGCAACAGGTCAATTAGAAAATACTTCTCGTTTAAGTGAAGTTCGCAAATCGATTGCACGCATTAAAACTGCGTTACGTCAAGCTGAGTTACAAAAATAG
- the rpsQ gene encoding 30S ribosomal protein S17: MNEERNQRKVYQGRVVSDKMDKTIVVVTETQKRHSKYGKRVKYSKRYKAHDENNVAKIGDIVKIMETRPLSATKHFRLLEVVQESVII; the protein is encoded by the coding sequence ATGAATGAAGAACGTAATCAACGTAAAGTTTATCAAGGCCGTGTTGTCTCAGACAAAATGGATAAGACAATTGTTGTCGTAACAGAAACTCAAAAGAGACACAGTAAATATGGTAAACGTGTTAAATATTCTAAAAGATACAAAGCTCATGATGAAAATAATGTAGCCAAAATTGGCGATATCGTAAAAATCATGGAAACTCGTCCATTATCTGCTACTAAACATTTCCGTTTATTAGAAGTTGTACAAGAATCAGTTATTATCTAA
- the rplN gene encoding 50S ribosomal protein L14 → MIQSESRLKVADNSGAREVLAIKVLGGSGRKTANIGDVIVCTVKNATPGGVVKKGEVVKAVIVRTKTGARRSDGSYIKFDENACVIIRDDKSPRGTRIFGPVARELRENNFMKIISLAPEVL, encoded by the coding sequence GTGATCCAATCAGAATCTCGTTTAAAAGTTGCAGATAATTCAGGAGCACGTGAAGTGCTAGCTATTAAAGTACTTGGCGGTTCAGGCCGTAAGACTGCTAATATTGGTGACGTAATCGTTTGTACCGTGAAGAACGCTACACCAGGCGGCGTTGTCAAAAAAGGCGAAGTTGTTAAAGCTGTTATTGTTCGTACCAAAACTGGCGCACGTCGCTCAGATGGTTCTTACATCAAATTTGACGAAAATGCTTGTGTAATCATTCGTGACGATAAAAGTCCGCGTGGAACACGTATCTTTGGACCTGTTGCACGTGAATTACGTGAGAACAATTTCATGAAAATTATTTCATTAGCACCAGAAGTACTATAA
- the rplX gene encoding 50S ribosomal protein L24: MYIKSGDKVKVITGKDKGKEGVILKSFPKKDQVIVEGINMVKKHQKPSQLNPQGGILEIEAPVHVSNVMLIDASTGEPTRVGYKVEEGKKVRISKKTGEVLDK; the protein is encoded by the coding sequence ATGTACATCAAATCAGGCGATAAAGTTAAAGTGATTACTGGTAAAGATAAAGGAAAAGAAGGCGTAATTTTGAAATCTTTCCCTAAAAAAGACCAAGTAATTGTTGAAGGAATCAACATGGTGAAAAAACACCAAAAACCAAGTCAATTGAATCCACAAGGTGGTATTCTTGAAATTGAAGCTCCAGTTCACGTTTCAAACGTTATGCTAATTGACGCTTCAACTGGCGAGCCAACCCGCGTTGGTTATAAAGTTGAAGAAGGTAAAAAAGTACGTATTTCTAAAAAAACTGGTGAAGTTTTAGATAAATAA
- the rplE gene encoding 50S ribosomal protein L5, with protein MNRLKEKYLNEITPSMMEKFEYKSIMETPKVDKIIINMGVGDAVSNAKNLDKAVDELTAISGQKPMITKAKKSIAAFRLREGMPIGTKVTLRGERMYDFLDKLVTVSLPRVRDFHGVSKKAFDGRGNYTLGVKEQLIFLEVDYDKVDKVRGMDIVIVTTAKTDEESRELLTQLGMPFQK; from the coding sequence ATGAACCGCCTTAAAGAAAAATACTTGAATGAAATTACACCATCAATGATGGAAAAATTTGAATATAAATCAATTATGGAAACGCCAAAAGTTGATAAAATTATTATCAACATGGGTGTCGGTGATGCCGTATCAAATGCTAAAAACCTAGATAAAGCTGTTGATGAATTAACTGCTATTTCTGGACAAAAACCAATGATTACTAAAGCTAAAAAATCAATCGCTGCTTTCCGTTTACGTGAAGGAATGCCGATTGGTACAAAAGTTACTCTACGTGGAGAAAGAATGTACGATTTCTTAGACAAATTAGTTACTGTTTCTCTTCCTCGTGTACGTGACTTCCATGGCGTAAGCAAAAAAGCTTTCGACGGACGTGGGAACTACACTTTAGGAGTTAAAGAACAATTAATCTTCTTAGAAGTTGACTACGATAAAGTAGACAAAGTCCGCGGAATGGATATTGTTATTGTAACTACTGCTAAAACAGATGAAGAATCACGCGAACTTTTAACACAACTTGGAATGCCATTCCAAAAATAA
- a CDS encoding type Z 30S ribosomal protein S14, which translates to MAKKSMIAKNKRPAKYSTQEYTRCERCGRPHSVYRKFRLCRICFRELAYKGQIPGVKKASW; encoded by the coding sequence GTGGCTAAAAAATCAATGATTGCTAAGAACAAACGTCCTGCAAAATACTCAACTCAAGAGTACACTCGTTGCGAACGTTGTGGACGTCCACACTCAGTTTATCGTAAATTTAGACTTTGCCGTATTTGCTTCCGTGAACTTGCCTATAAAGGACAAATTCCCGGCGTGAAGAAAGCAAGCTGGTAA
- the rpsH gene encoding 30S ribosomal protein S8, with translation MVMTDPIADFLTRIRNANMVRHESLELPASKIKKEIAEILKREGFIKNVEYMADDKQGVIRVFLKYGKNNERVITGLKRISKPGLRVYAKAGEVPKVLNGLGIAIVSTSEGMFTDKEARSKNVGGEIIAYIW, from the coding sequence ATGGTCATGACAGATCCAATAGCAGATTTTCTAACACGCATTCGTAATGCCAATATGGTACGTCACGAATCACTAGAATTACCTGCTTCAAAAATCAAAAAAGAAATTGCTGAAATCTTAAAACGTGAAGGTTTCATTAAAAATGTTGAATATATGGCAGATGACAAACAAGGTGTTATCCGCGTTTTCTTAAAATACGGAAAAAACAACGAACGTGTTATCACTGGATTGAAACGTATCTCTAAACCAGGTTTGCGTGTTTACGCTAAAGCTGGTGAAGTGCCTAAAGTTCTTAATGGACTAGGTATTGCAATCGTATCAACTTCTGAAGGTATGTTTACAGATAAAGAAGCTAGATCTAAAAATGTTGGTGGAGAAATTATCGCTTACATTTGGTAA
- the rplF gene encoding 50S ribosomal protein L6 gives MSRIGNKTITVPENVTVTRNENEVTVKGPKGELTRSFSPVITMTVDGNEISFSRPNDLKENRAMHGTMRANLNNMIVGVTVGFEKALELIGVGYRAQLQGNKLVMNVGYSHPVEFDIEEGMTVEVPANTRVIIKGSSKERVGELAANIRAIRPPEPYKGKGIRYVGEIVRRKEGKTGK, from the coding sequence GTGAGCCGTATCGGTAATAAAACAATCACTGTTCCTGAAAACGTAACTGTTACTCGTAATGAGAACGAAGTTACTGTTAAAGGACCAAAAGGTGAGTTGACTCGCTCTTTCAGCCCTGTTATTACAATGACTGTAGATGGTAACGAAATTTCTTTTTCACGTCCTAATGACTTAAAAGAAAATCGTGCGATGCACGGAACAATGCGTGCTAACCTAAACAACATGATTGTTGGAGTAACTGTAGGTTTTGAAAAAGCTTTAGAATTAATTGGTGTAGGGTACCGTGCACAATTACAAGGGAATAAACTTGTAATGAACGTTGGCTACTCTCATCCTGTAGAATTCGATATTGAAGAAGGAATGACTGTTGAAGTTCCTGCCAATACTCGAGTAATCATTAAAGGATCAAGCAAAGAGCGTGTTGGTGAATTAGCTGCGAATATTCGTGCTATTCGTCCGCCAGAACCTTACAAAGGCAAAGGGATTCGTTATGTTGGCGAAATCGTACGTCGTAAAGAAGGTAAAACTGGTAAGTAA
- the rplR gene encoding 50S ribosomal protein L18 gives MINKPDKNKVRLKRHSRVRSKISGTAECPRLNVFRSNKNIYAQLIDDVAGVTLASASSLDKNIAGETTASQASVVGEAIAKSAVEKGIKKVVFDRGGYLYHGRVQALAEAARENGLEF, from the coding sequence GTGATTAATAAACCAGACAAAAACAAAGTACGTTTGAAAAGACATTCACGTGTACGTTCTAAAATTTCTGGTACTGCAGAGTGCCCACGTTTAAACGTTTTTCGTTCTAATAAAAATATCTACGCTCAATTAATTGATGACGTAGCGGGTGTGACGCTAGCAAGTGCATCTTCATTAGACAAAAACATCGCAGGTGAAACTACAGCGAGCCAAGCATCAGTTGTTGGAGAAGCTATAGCTAAATCAGCTGTTGAAAAAGGAATTAAAAAAGTAGTCTTTGACCGTGGTGGATACCTTTACCATGGCCGTGTGCAAGCTTTAGCTGAAGCTGCTCGCGAAAATGGACTAGAATTTTAA
- the rpsE gene encoding 30S ribosomal protein S5 — protein MVYIDPTQLDLEDRVVSINRVTKVVKGGRRLRFAALVVVGDKNGHVGFGTGKAQEVPEAIRKAIEDAKKNLIQVPMVDTTIPHQVIGRYSGGNILMKPAKEGSGVSAGGPVRAILELAGVSDITSKSLGSSTPINMVRATVDGLLQLKRVEEVARLRNKSVEEILG, from the coding sequence ATGGTTTACATCGATCCAACACAATTGGACTTAGAAGATCGCGTTGTTTCTATCAACCGCGTAACTAAAGTTGTAAAAGGTGGACGTCGTCTACGCTTTGCTGCATTAGTTGTTGTAGGAGATAAAAACGGACACGTAGGTTTCGGTACTGGTAAAGCTCAAGAAGTTCCAGAAGCTATCCGTAAAGCAATTGAAGACGCTAAAAAGAATCTTATTCAAGTGCCTATGGTAGACACTACGATTCCTCATCAAGTTATCGGACGCTACAGTGGCGGTAACATTTTAATGAAACCTGCTAAAGAAGGTTCTGGAGTATCTGCGGGCGGACCTGTCCGTGCAATCTTAGAACTTGCTGGAGTATCAGACATCACAAGTAAATCTTTAGGCTCAAGCACACCAATCAACATGGTACGTGCAACAGTTGACGGTTTATTACAATTAAAACGCGTTGAAGAAGTTGCAAGACTTCGTAATAAATCTGTAGAAGAAATTCTAGGATAA
- the rpmD gene encoding 50S ribosomal protein L30 — translation MANLEITLKRSVIGRPQNQRDTVKALGLKKTNSSVVKPANEAIKGMVKTISHLVDVKEV, via the coding sequence ATGGCTAATTTAGAAATCACTTTAAAACGTAGCGTTATTGGACGTCCTCAAAATCAACGTGATACAGTAAAAGCGTTAGGATTGAAAAAAACTAACAGTTCTGTAGTAAAACCTGCCAATGAAGCTATTAAAGGTATGGTTAAAACAATTTCACATTTAGTTGACGTTAAAGAAGTCTAA
- the rplO gene encoding 50S ribosomal protein L15, with amino-acid sequence MKLHELKSAEGSRKERNRVGRGSSSGNGKTSGRGQKGQNSRSGGGVRLGFEGGQTPLFRRLPKRGFTNINRKEYAIVNLETLNRFEDGTEVTPAMLVETGIIKAEKSGIKVLGNGQVERKLTVKASKFSQAAKEAIEAAGGSIEVI; translated from the coding sequence ATGAAACTTCATGAATTAAAATCTGCCGAAGGTTCTCGTAAAGAACGCAATCGCGTTGGACGTGGATCTTCATCAGGCAATGGTAAAACTTCAGGTCGTGGTCAAAAAGGACAAAACTCACGTTCAGGTGGTGGCGTACGTCTAGGGTTCGAAGGTGGACAAACACCATTGTTCCGTCGTTTACCAAAACGTGGATTTACAAACATTAACCGCAAAGAATATGCAATTGTCAACCTTGAAACATTAAACCGTTTTGAAGATGGTACAGAAGTAACACCAGCAATGTTGGTTGAAACTGGTATCATTAAAGCTGAAAAATCTGGGATTAAAGTTTTGGGTAACGGTCAAGTTGAACGCAAACTAACTGTTAAGGCAAGCAAATTTTCTCAAGCAGCTAAAGAAGCTATTGAAGCTGCTGGTGGTTCAATCGAGGTGATTTAA
- the secY gene encoding preprotein translocase subunit SecY: MFTLLKDAFQAKDIRKKILFTLGILIIFRIGTHLTVPGVDASALKGLADSSNGLFSLLNTFGGGALSSYSIFALGVSPYITASIVIQLLQMDIIPKFVEWAKQGEVGRRKLNQVTRYVTIGLAFVQAIGISFGFNALTGAGLIKNPSTTTYLSIALILTAGTMLVMWMGEQITVKGFGNGISMIIFSGIIAKIPSDVMTYYNTQIRNAGDQLTGAILFTVALLLAIAAVVIVVIYIENAKRKIPVQYSKRATATNQSSFLPLKVNSAGVIPVIFASSFIMTPQTLLGFFSQSNADASWFIIMNKIFNLQEPTGAALYTLLIVLFTYFYAFIQVNPEKVAENLQKQGGYIPSVRPGKPTQNFISSTLTNLSTVGAVYLGVIALLPIIASNLWNLPSSLALGGTSLLIVVGVALDSVRQLEGQMIKRSYQGFIQ, from the coding sequence ATGTTCACACTGTTGAAGGATGCTTTTCAAGCAAAGGACATTAGGAAAAAAATTCTTTTCACTCTTGGTATTTTAATTATCTTTCGCATAGGGACTCATTTAACGGTTCCTGGCGTAGATGCTTCTGCTTTAAAAGGTCTTGCTGATTCGTCAAATGGCCTATTTAGCTTATTAAATACCTTTGGTGGCGGAGCGTTAAGCAGCTATTCTATTTTTGCTTTAGGTGTTTCTCCATATATCACTGCTTCAATCGTGATTCAACTACTACAAATGGATATCATTCCCAAGTTTGTGGAATGGGCAAAACAAGGTGAAGTAGGCCGTAGAAAATTAAACCAAGTAACGAGATATGTCACAATCGGTTTAGCTTTTGTTCAAGCGATTGGTATCTCTTTTGGATTTAATGCTCTAACGGGTGCAGGATTAATCAAAAATCCAAGCACAACTACTTATCTTTCAATTGCTCTTATTCTCACTGCTGGAACAATGTTGGTTATGTGGATGGGTGAACAAATTACGGTTAAAGGTTTTGGTAATGGAATATCAATGATTATCTTTTCAGGTATCATTGCGAAAATACCATCAGACGTTATGACGTACTACAATACTCAAATCCGCAATGCAGGAGATCAACTTACTGGAGCAATTTTGTTTACAGTAGCCTTATTGCTTGCTATTGCTGCAGTTGTAATTGTAGTTATTTATATCGAAAATGCTAAGCGTAAAATTCCTGTACAGTACTCAAAACGAGCAACTGCTACAAATCAAAGTTCGTTTTTGCCTTTGAAAGTAAATTCGGCTGGAGTTATTCCAGTTATTTTTGCGAGTTCGTTTATTATGACTCCACAAACATTATTAGGGTTCTTTAGTCAGAGCAATGCTGATGCTTCATGGTTTATCATTATGAACAAAATTTTTAACTTGCAAGAACCAACTGGAGCAGCTTTGTATACATTATTGATCGTATTATTCACTTACTTCTATGCATTCATTCAAGTGAATCCTGAAAAAGTAGCTGAAAACTTACAAAAACAAGGTGGTTATATTCCAAGCGTGCGTCCTGGTAAGCCAACACAAAACTTTATCTCAAGCACGTTAACAAACTTGAGTACGGTGGGTGCTGTTTACTTGGGAGTGATTGCATTGCTTCCGATTATTGCCTCCAATTTATGGAATTTACCTTCTTCCCTAGCTCTAGGTGGAACCAGTCTATTAATCGTAGTTGGTGTTGCTTTAGATTCAGTTAGACAATTAGAGGGCCAAATGATTAAACGTAGTTACCAAGGCTTTATACAATAA
- a CDS encoding adenylate kinase: MNLILVGLPGAGKGTQAEKIVDTYHVPHISTGDMFRAAIKNETALGIEAKTFMDKGELVPDEVTNGIVKERLTEADTKDGFLLDGYPRTLNQANVLEGILKDLNKKLDAVIYINVNKDILMERLTGRIICRSCGATYHKVYNPPKVVGTCDRCGGHEFYQREDDKPETVENRINVNLESTNTLVDFYSKRNVLHTVNGEDDFQDVFKDIQTIISKVE, translated from the coding sequence ATGAATCTCATTTTAGTAGGTCTTCCTGGTGCAGGAAAAGGAACACAAGCCGAGAAAATTGTTGACACATACCATGTGCCGCACATTTCAACCGGGGATATGTTTCGTGCTGCTATCAAAAATGAAACTGCCTTAGGAATAGAAGCAAAAACATTTATGGATAAAGGCGAATTAGTACCTGATGAGGTAACAAACGGGATTGTAAAAGAACGTTTGACTGAAGCAGATACAAAAGACGGCTTTTTATTAGATGGTTATCCAAGAACGCTTAACCAAGCGAACGTTTTGGAAGGTATTTTAAAGGATTTAAACAAGAAATTAGATGCCGTTATTTACATTAATGTAAATAAAGATATTTTAATGGAGCGTTTGACTGGACGGATTATCTGTCGTTCATGCGGCGCAACTTATCATAAAGTTTACAACCCGCCAAAGGTTGTTGGAACATGTGATCGTTGTGGTGGACATGAGTTCTATCAAAGAGAAGATGATAAACCTGAAACCGTTGAAAATCGAATAAATGTTAACCTTGAATCAACAAATACTCTAGTAGATTTTTATTCAAAACGCAATGTCTTGCATACCGTTAATGGTGAAGATGATTTTCAAGATGTGTTCAAAGATATTCAAACAATCATTTCTAAGGTTGAATAA
- the infA gene encoding translation initiation factor IF-1, whose protein sequence is MAKDDVIEIEGTVVETLPNAMFKVELENGHIVLAHVSGKIRMHYIRILPGDKVTVELSPYDLTRGRITYRFK, encoded by the coding sequence GTGGCGAAAGACGATGTCATTGAAATAGAAGGAACAGTCGTTGAAACTTTGCCGAATGCAATGTTTAAAGTTGAACTTGAAAATGGCCATATTGTATTGGCTCATGTTTCAGGAAAAATTCGGATGCACTACATTAGAATCCTACCTGGAGACAAAGTAACAGTAGAATTGTCCCCATATGATCTAACCCGTGGACGCATTACTTATCGCTTTAAATAA
- the rpmJ gene encoding 50S ribosomal protein L36 has protein sequence MKVRPSVKKICDKCKVIRRNGRVMVICENPKHKQRQG, from the coding sequence ATGAAAGTAAGACCATCAGTAAAGAAAATTTGTGACAAATGTAAAGTTATCCGACGTAATGGTCGTGTTATGGTGATTTGCGAAAATCCCAAACACAAACAACGTCAAGGTTAA
- the rpsM gene encoding 30S ribosomal protein S13: MARIAGVDIPRDKRVVISLTYIFGIGKTTAQKVLKAADVSEEIRVIDLTNDQLDAVRAEVDKLKIEGDLRREVSLNIKRLLEIGSYRGMRHRRGLPVRGQNTKNNARTRKGPSKSIAGKKK; the protein is encoded by the coding sequence ATGGCTCGTATTGCTGGTGTAGATATTCCACGTGACAAACGTGTTGTAATTTCTTTAACATATATATTCGGAATCGGTAAAACAACAGCACAAAAAGTTTTAAAAGCTGCTGACGTTTCTGAAGAAATCCGCGTAATCGATTTAACAAATGATCAATTAGATGCTGTTCGTGCAGAAGTTGATAAATTAAAAATCGAAGGTGACCTTCGTCGTGAAGTAAGCCTAAACATTAAACGTTTGCTTGAAATTGGTTCATATAGAGGCATGCGTCACCGTCGTGGTTTACCCGTTCGCGGACAAAACACGAAAAACAACGCACGTACTCGTAAAGGTCCATCTAAATCAATCGCAGGTAAGAAAAAATAA
- the rpsK gene encoding 30S ribosomal protein S11, with protein sequence MVKKVVRKRRVKKNIESGVAHIRSTFNNTIVMITDVHGNAVAWSSAGALGFRGSKKSTPFAAQMAAEAAAKVCMENGMKTVEVAVKGPGSGREAAIRSLQATGLEVTAIRDVTPVPHNGCRPPKRRRV encoded by the coding sequence ATGGTAAAAAAAGTTGTACGTAAACGCCGTGTGAAAAAGAATATCGAAAGTGGGGTTGCTCACATTCGTTCTACTTTTAATAACACAATTGTAATGATCACAGATGTTCATGGTAACGCTGTTGCATGGTCTTCTGCTGGAGCTCTAGGTTTCCGTGGATCAAAAAAATCAACACCATTTGCAGCACAAATGGCAGCAGAAGCTGCAGCAAAAGTTTGTATGGAAAATGGGATGAAAACTGTAGAAGTTGCCGTTAAAGGTCCTGGGTCAGGTCGTGAAGCAGCTATCCGTTCTCTACAAGCAACTGGTTTAGAAGTTACTGCAATTCGCGATGTAACGCCTGTTCCACATAATGGATGCCGTCCTCCGAAACGCCGTCGTGTATAA